The proteins below come from a single Nocardioides eburneiflavus genomic window:
- a CDS encoding ribonuclease J, whose amino-acid sequence MSHPHPDLSAPAPLPAGGLRVIPLGGLGEVGRNMTVFEYDGRLLIVDCGVLFPEDHHPGVDLILPDFDPIRDRLDAVEALVLTHGHEDHIGATPYLLRERGDIPLVGSKLTLALLGSKLREHRLKETAQYEVAEGQTITFGPFVLEFVAVNHSIPDALAVVIRTGAGVVLHTGDFKMDQLPLDGRITDLNEFARLGDEGVDLFLTDSTNAEVPGFTTSEKDIAPVLDRVFSKSEKRIIVACFASHVHRVQQVLDAAVAHGRKVGYVGRSMVRNMAIAQELGYLTVPPGVMVEAKELADLPPHKQVLISTGSQGEPLAALSRMSQNNHHFVHLEEGDTVVLASSLIPGNENAVYRVINGLSRLGANVVHKGNSLVHVSGHASAGELLYCYNIVKPRNVMPVHGEIRHMRANADLARATGVENVVLAEDGVVVDLVDGVAKVVGKVDVGYVFVDGTTIGDISEASMKDRRILGEEGFLSVIVVVDSVTGKVVSGPEIHARGFAEDETTFDEIKQPIIDALDASIADGATDSYQLQQVVRRVVGRWVNRAHRRRPMIIPVVIEA is encoded by the coding sequence GATCGTCGACTGCGGCGTGCTGTTCCCCGAGGACCACCACCCGGGCGTCGACCTGATCCTGCCCGACTTCGACCCGATCCGGGACCGCCTCGACGCGGTCGAGGCACTGGTGCTGACGCACGGCCACGAGGACCACATCGGCGCGACGCCGTACCTCCTGCGCGAGCGCGGCGACATCCCGCTCGTCGGCTCCAAGCTGACCCTGGCCCTGCTCGGGTCCAAGTTGCGCGAGCACCGGCTCAAGGAGACCGCCCAGTACGAGGTCGCCGAGGGCCAGACGATCACCTTCGGGCCGTTCGTGCTCGAGTTCGTGGCCGTCAACCACTCCATCCCCGACGCCCTCGCCGTCGTGATCCGCACGGGTGCCGGCGTGGTCCTGCACACCGGCGACTTCAAGATGGACCAGCTGCCCCTCGACGGCCGGATCACCGACCTCAACGAGTTCGCGCGCCTCGGGGACGAGGGTGTCGACCTGTTCCTCACCGACTCCACCAACGCCGAGGTGCCCGGCTTCACGACGTCGGAGAAGGACATCGCACCGGTGCTCGACCGCGTCTTCTCCAAGAGCGAGAAGCGGATCATCGTCGCCTGCTTCGCCTCCCACGTGCACCGCGTCCAGCAGGTGCTCGACGCCGCCGTGGCCCACGGCCGGAAGGTCGGCTACGTCGGCCGCTCCATGGTCCGCAACATGGCCATCGCGCAGGAGCTGGGCTACCTCACCGTCCCGCCGGGGGTGATGGTGGAGGCCAAGGAGCTCGCCGACCTGCCGCCCCACAAGCAGGTGCTGATCTCGACCGGCTCCCAGGGCGAGCCACTGGCCGCGCTGAGCCGCATGTCGCAGAACAACCACCACTTCGTGCACCTCGAGGAGGGCGACACCGTCGTCCTGGCCAGCTCGCTCATCCCCGGCAACGAGAACGCCGTCTACCGGGTGATCAACGGCCTGTCGCGCCTCGGCGCCAACGTGGTGCACAAGGGCAACTCGCTCGTCCACGTCTCCGGCCACGCGAGCGCCGGCGAGCTGCTCTACTGCTACAACATCGTCAAGCCGCGCAACGTGATGCCGGTGCACGGCGAGATCCGCCACATGCGCGCCAACGCCGACCTGGCCCGGGCCACCGGGGTCGAGAACGTCGTCCTCGCCGAGGACGGCGTCGTCGTCGACCTCGTCGACGGCGTCGCGAAGGTCGTCGGCAAGGTCGACGTCGGCTACGTCTTCGTCGACGGCACCACCATCGGCGACATCAGCGAGGCCTCGATGAAGGACCGCCGGATCCTGGGCGAGGAGGGCTTCCTGTCGGTGATCGTGGTGGTCGACTCCGTGACCGGCAAGGTCGTGTCCGGTCCGGAGATCCACGCCCGCGGGTTCGCCGAGGACGAGACCACCTTCGACGAGATCAAGCAGCCGATCATCGATGCGCTCGACGCCTCGATCGCCGACGGCGCCACCGACAGCTACCAGCTGCAGCAGGTCGTACGACGTGTCGTCGGCCGCTGGGTCAACCGTGCCCACCGCCGTCGTCCGATGATCATTCCTGTGGTGATCGAGGCCTGA